The DNA region CGTAATAATCGTAGACGCGGCGGCCGTTCTCGGCCGTCCAGTAGTCGTCGTCTTCAGCGCCATAACGCGGAGCACCTTCAAGCTGCTCTCGGGTCACGCCGACCCGGTAACCGCCTAGGCTCTCGTCATATTCGAGCTTGCTCCAGGGGAGTGGGTAGTGGTCGTGGCCGATGCCCAGAAAGCCGCCAAAGCTCAGTACCGCATAGGATACCTTGCCGCTGCGCTTCTCGACCATGATCCGCTCGATCGAGCCGATATGCTCGCCCTTGGGATCATAGACCTTGGTGCCCTCGACCTTATCGGAAGCGATGAGATCGTGGGTTTCCGTCACATCGGCGTCGCGATTGCGTACATCTTCGTAAGCCATCGTCGTTCTCCTCAGTTTAGGGATACAACTTAAACGCATGGCCCCCATCGGAGTTGCGAAGTCAGCGGGGCCGGAAGGGGAACCTCGATCCGGGGCCGGCATTAGTCCTTGCGAAGGGGGCATGTGCCCCGCAAGCAATGTTAGGAGTCGATCATGGTATTCGACAGCCTCATCAATCGGGCGGGCGGCAAGGACAAGGTCTCCCCCATGAAGATAGCGCATAACAGCCTGCTGACGGCCCGCGAGAAAATCGACCTGCTGAACCAACTCAAGGCCGACGTGACTGGCGCCCAGCAGGAGGGCGACGACACCCATGTGGGCTTCGACGCCGCCGAAATCGATGCGGCCATCGAGGAAGTGCGCCTGGGCGTCCAAAACGGCGTCAACTCGGACACCGTGATCCGGGGAGACTACTAATGGCAACAACGCCCCAGCAACCAGCCCCGCGCGTGGCCCAGGTAGATTCGCTGGTCGACGAGAACGGCTCCCGCATCGATGTGCCTGATGGCTCGACCATCAAGGTGGCGGGCGAAGAGGAGGGCACGGTTGGCGCGACGGGCCCAACCAATTGGTGGATGTATGGCCTGTTAGGTCTCGCCATCGTGGTCGCGCTGCTCTTTATCTTGCAGCTCTTTAACGGCGCCCCGGGTACCGATGTCCGCCCCAACTCCCCCGTTGCCGAGCCAGTGGTCGCACCGGTAGATTCAGCCCTCTAGATGCAAAAAAGCGCGGCTCGATGGCCGCGCTTTCCCAATTGGAGTGTCGCGTCTTAGCCGTTGATCGGTGCGATCTGGATCTCAACGCGCCGGTTCTGCGCGCGGCCTGCCTCGGTGGCGTTGGACGCGATCGGGCTGGTTTCACCCTTGCCCTCGATGAAGAAGCGGCGCTGGTCGATGCCCTGGCTGGCAAGGATGGTCGCAACCGAAACGGCACGGCGCTGGCTGAGCGACAGGTTATAAGCGTCGTCGCCCTGGCTGTCGGTGTGGCCATAGACATCGACGATGGTCTTGTCGAACTTCTTGAGCACCAGCGCGACCGAGACCAGGGTCTGGTTGAACTGCGGCTGCACCGCCGCCTGATCGGTGGCAAAGGTGATGTTGGACGGCATGTTGAGGATGATCTGCTGACCAACACGGGTCACCGAAACACCGGTGCCCTGCAGTTGCGCCCGCAATTCGGCTTCCTGCTGATCCATGTAGTTGCCCACGGCCGCGCCGGTGAGGCCACCAACACCAGCGCCAATCAAGGCGCCTACGCGGGGATCGCCACCCACTGCCGCGCCGACCAGGGCACCCGCGAGCGCGCCGCCGCCGGTGCCGATCAAGGCGCCGCCGGTCGTGTTGGAAAGCTGCGACTGGCCCGTGAACGGATCGGTGGTGGTGCAGGCGCTCAGCGCCAGGGTCGCGGCAAGCGCGACGAGAAGCTTGGATTTCATGTGAATCCCCCTGAAGGATGAAGAGCCGGCTGGTGGCGGCTGATTACGGCAGGACCGTGGTTAACAAAATTGGCTGAACGGCGGATGAACGATCTCTGAACGAGGTGTTAACCGCCCCTAGACGTGGGCCCAACCACCATCGACCAAAAACTGCTGCGCCGAGATCATGCGGCTGTCTTCGGCCGCGAGGAACAGCGCCATGCGCGCGCAATCCTCAGGGTAGACGCGCCCAGCCAACGCCTGAGTTTCCTCGATTTGCTTTTCGCCCGCCGCGTCGAGCCATTTGTCGAGTTGGCGCTGCGTCATGATCCAGCCCGGCACCAGCGTATTGACCCGAATGCCCGACTTGCCCAGTTCTCGCGCCATGCCGCGGGTGAGGCCATGGGTTGCGGCCTTCGCCGCCTCATAGATGGGAATACGCGGTGCCATGATCATCCAGCTGATCGAGCCGGTATTGATGATCGAGCCACGCCCCGCCTTGACCATGCCTGGGGCGACCGCCTGGATGGCGAAGAAAGCGTGCTTGAGATTGACCGCGATGCGCTGGTCCCAAGAGGCAGAGGTCTCCTCGGCCCAGTCGTGCCGCTCGTCATGGGCGGCATTGTTGACCAGCACCAATGCGTCGCCATGCGCCTCGGCGAACCCGGCAATAGCAGCCTGATAGGCCTCGGTATCGGTGATGTCGCAGCGGGTGAAGCGCACCGTTTGGCCAGCTTCGGTCAGTTCGGCCGCCAGATTTTCACCGGCCTCGGCGGCGATATCGACGAAGCCCACTTTGCTGCCTTGCGCGGCGAAATGGCGGACGAGGCTTTCTCCTATACCGGAGGCACCCCCAGAGATGACGACGGGCGTTCCGGCTAGGCTCGGATAGCGGGCGAATTCGGTCACGTGCTGCCTCAGACGCTTGGGTCAGGAAGCGGGCTGAATATCACGATTCTCGGTGGCTTCCAGCAGGGTGACGATATAGTCGACGCGGTCGAGGAAATGCTGCTCCATGGCGAAATTCAGTGTGATGTATTCGCGATTGGGCACGAAGGTGCAAAGGTTCGCGCTGGGGTGGAACGAGCCGACATAGACCGGCTCCACCAGATCGCGCGTCATGTTGCCATACATGCGGTGCGGCGGCACCAGGGTTAGCACCACGTCGGTCGCCTGATTGAAGCGAAACAGCCGGTCGCCATAGAGAAAGGGCAGAACCTTCGAGATCTTCCGGTGCAGGGCAAACATGCCCATGATCACCAGCTGGAAGGTGGTCGTGTCCTTGGCCTCTACCTCGGTGAGCGTCTGGTCGATGCTGCGCACATACTCCACAAAGTCGGACTTCACCGGAAACTTGGTGCGCAGCGCTCGCACCCGGAACTGGTCGTCATCGGCCTCTGTGCGCTGGGCGTTGTCCAGCATGGTGTAGGCCGCCGTGATGACCTCAGCACTGGGTCCCTTCTCGGCTACATTGAGCGCCTGAGTAATGAGCCCGAACATCAGCGAACGCTGCCGCACGCCCATGCGGTTGGCCAATGCGCGAATGCGCGCCCGATCGAGCGCCAACGACTTGAAGCCCAGATTTTTCTCGGGCACCGGCTTGGCATGGGCGAAAATCAACTGCACCGAGGCCATGAGTACCGAGCCGAGCGCAAGACCGGCACGGCGCTTGAGCGGGATTTTGGCCTTGGACTTGGAGGTTGGCGCCGCGGTGCGGGCAATCGAGTGCGAGCGGGTCAGCAAGGAGGAATCCTGCCCCTCCAGCAAAGCATGGCTGGAGCGGACGAGCACCATGGAGGCATGACCCTTCTCGTCGGGTCCGCCACGGCGGGTGATGGCATAGACGCGAAACAGGGGCAGGTCCTTGCGCTCGAAAATGTCGAGACCCTTGCCCAGCCATTTGTCGGGATAGCCTTCGAAATCATCGACCTCGGTCACCGAGGTGATGGCGTCGAGGATGTGCTTGGGGAAAGGCTGCCCCGGCAGGGCGCCCACAAAGCCATGCGTCAGTTGCGGCGCCAACGACACCATCTCGGCGACGAAGTTGCCCAAGCTTGCCTTATCGAACGCCGTTTTGGAGAAGGCGGTGAAGTAGACGGTGTTCTTGGATTTGTAGAGGAACCACTGAAAGTTGGTGAACAGCGCCTGTGGATTCTTGCGAACGGCCTTGGCCGCCCATTGCAGTGCTTTTTCCTGTTCGACCGCGGCGCTTGCCTGAAGATTGTCCAAGATTACCTCCCTGCCCAAATGCGGCATTTTCTTGATGCTATAAGTTCCGCGGCGGAGCAGCAACTAGGCACTCCAGGTGCAGTTACCAGCGTGTCATTTCTGCCATTTTGGGGCAGCAGATGTGCGCCATTGGCGCATTGGCAGACGCAGTCGAGTACTTTAGAATGGCTCTCAACTTCGAAACCGGTCGCGAAAGGCGAGACGGTGGGTCGCGCGGCGAATTGACCTAGGTCAAGGCAGCCCCAGCGGCACTATGTAAGGCTGAGCGTTGCAGCGCTCCATGCGGTGCAGCACGGCGCAAAGGAACATTTCATGGATTATCGCGGCATATTCGAAGAAGCAGTGGACACACTGCGTTCCGAGAAGCGGTACCGGGTCTTCGCAGATCTCGAGCGCATTGCGGGTCGTTTCCCGCGCGCGCTCTATCGCGACGAAGCCGACAATGCCCGCGAGATTACCATCTGGTGCTCCAACGACTACCTCGGTATGGGCCAGCACGACTGCACAGTTTCGGCCATGCAGGAAACCGCCGGACGGTTGGGCGTCGGCTCGGGCGGCACCCGCAACATTTCGGGCACCAACCGACCGCTGGTGGAGCTGGAGCGCTCGCTTGCCGATCTGCACCGCAAGGAAGCCGCTCTGGTCTTCACCTCTGGCTTTGTCTCCAACGAGGCGGCGATCTCGACCATTGCCCGCCTCTTGCCTGATTGCGTCATCTTTTCGGACCAGCTCAACCACGCCTCCATGATCCAGGGCGTGCGCCAGTCGGGCATGCAGAAGCACATTTTCCGCCACAACGACGTCGCCCATCTGCGCGACCTCCTAGCGGCAACCGATCGCAAGCGCCCCAAGCTCATCTGCTTTGAGTCAGTCTATTCGATGGATGGCGATGTCGCTCCCATTAAGGAGATTTGCGACCTTGCCGAGGAATTCGGCGCTCTCACCTATATCGATGAAGTGCATGCCGTGGGCATGTATGGCCCACGCGGCGGCGGCATCGCCGAGCGCGACGGCCTGATGGACCGGATCGACATCATCGAAGGCACGCTGGCCAAGGGTTTTGGCGTGATGGGCGGCTATATCACCGCCAACCGCGCGATCATCGATGCCGTGCGCTCCTATGCGCCCGAATTCATCTTTACCACCTCCCTACCCCCGGCGCTCTGCGCTGCGGCCCGCGCTTCGATCGAACACCTCAAGGCCTCCGACCACGAACGCATCATGCATCAGCGCCAGGCCAAGCTCACCAAGGCGATCCTGGCCGATGCTGGCCTGCCGGTGATGGAAACCGAAACCCATATTGTGCCGCTGATCGTGGGGGATGCGCGCCAGTGCAAGGCGGCCAGCGATATGCTGCTGGACAAGCACAATATCTATATCCAGCCGATCAACTATCCAACCGTGCCCAAGGGCACCGAGCGGCTGCGTATTACGCCGACCCCGCTCCATACCGACGAGATGATCTTTGCGCTGCGGCACGCGCTGGTCAGCGTCTGGACCAGCCTGGAGCTGCCGCGCGAGCGCGCCGATGCGGCGATTACCGCCAGCAAGCTGACCTCGGGCGACTTGACCCTGCCGACCACGGGCGGCTGAGCGGCAACTCTCAACCCGTCAGGACAATCCGCATCAAATCGGCGGTGTTCTTGGCACCGAGCTTTTCCATGATGCGCGCCCGGTGCACTTCCACCGTACGGGGCGAAATGCCCAGCTGCCGGCCCGCTTCCTTGTTGGAAAGGCCATTGCTGATCAATTGCAGCACGTCGCGTTCCCGGGCTGTGAGCTTGGCAAAACCGCGCACCTCGACCGATCGCCGGCCGGAACTGATCGTTCCCAGATGAACATCGCGCTGCAGCGCCTCGCGCACCACACCCAGCAGGTGCTCGGTGTCGATAGGCTTGCTGATCACATCGGTTGCGCCCAGCTTCATGGCAGCAACCGCCTCGTTGACCTGTGGACCATCGGCGATCATGAACACGGGTGTTGCCGTGCGCATGGCCTTGATGCGCCGGAGCAGCACCAGTCCACTATCCCCGCCGAGCTTGAGATTGAGCACCACAGAGTCTGGCATACGGCGCTCGAGGGCGCTGACAAACTGGGTTGCATCTACAGAAAAGGTGGTCTGGAAACCCTCGAGGCGAAAAAGAACACTCAACGCCTCGCAGGCGGACGGATCTGTGTCAACGATGTGGACAAGTCGATCTCGGTTCAGCACCGGATGGTAGTAGATTTGCTCTTCCACTAGTCTTTCCCCCTTCAGACTATCCATCCAGTTTAAACCTGTATTACAGGGTTTCCAAGAACCTTAATCCCTGAGGCTGAAGCAAAATCCCGTAGGGATACGTTCATTACCCCATGCCGGTACTGAACAAAACATACGGTAGAACACGTACTACCCTCCGTAAAATTAGGTATATTTCCCTAGGTTCCGCGCGTCAACGACAAAGTTCCTAGGTAGAAGGACTTTCATCAGGCTGAGTTCCCGTCGGATTCGTCGGTCTTGCCCGCAATGCATCCCGAATTTCGGTCAGCAACACCTCTTCTCGACTGGGTGAGGCAGACTCCTCGACTGGCTCCTTGGCAGCCTCGCGCTTGAGGGAATTGATGCCCTTGACCACCATGAACAGCACCATGGCGATGATCAGGAACTTCACCACGGCGTTGATGAAAAGGCCGATATTGAGCGTGGAAACCCCCGCCTCCTGGGCCGCCGCTACCGAGGATACCTCGATCCCTTGAGGGTTGGAGAGGACGATAAAGAGGTTGGAGAAATCGATGCCGCCGATGACGAGGCCGATCAGCGGCATGAAGATGTCGTCGACGATAGATGAGACGATGGCGCCGAAGGCGGCGCCGATGATGACGCCGATGGCTAGATCGATCATGTTGCCCTTGACGGCGAAATCGCGGAATTCTTTGAACATTGTCTCTCTCGTCTTGGCGCGGCTGCCGCGCAGGTCCTGAACCCTCCACCGTCTCGGCGAAGCAGGCCTGATGGTTACGCGGGCGGCCTTGCTTGCGCAATCGGAGCGGCAGATAGTTGGATCCATCGAACTCAGCACGCACGTGACATGGCCTCTTCCCACAACGCTGCCAGCAGCCTGATCCAGGCGATCGACCATATCCCGCAAGGGGTCGCGGTGTTCGATGCGGGCATGCACCTGGTCGCCTCCAACCAGCGTTACAATAGCCTCCTGGCCCTGCCCGAGGATCTCGCCCGCGCCGGCACGCCACTATTTGATATCGCGATCTTTCTCGGCGACCGCGGCGACTTCGGGCCAGGCGATCCGGCCGGCCTTGCCATCGAGCGCATCAAGCGCATCACCGGCGCGCCCAATTCGGTGACGCAGCGCGTCGGCGATTCGGGGCAGTCCCTGGAGTTCTATTCCAGTCGTTTGCCCGATGGGGGCCTCGTCATCAGCGTTGCCGACGTGACGGCGCGCGTACATGCCGAGCAGGAATTGGAGCGCGTCAACCAGACCCTAGAAGGGCGCGTGGCCGAACGCACGGCGGCGCTGACGCGCGTCAATGCGGAACTGGAGACCGCCCGCGCCAAGGCCGACGCCGCCAACCACGACAAGACCCGCTTTCTGGCGGCGGCCAGCCACGACCTGTTGCAGCCGCTCAACGCGGCTCGGCTCTATACCTCGACATTGATCGAACGCGCCAAGAGCACGGGGCTGGCCGATCTCGCCAACTCCATCGAGGCATCATTGACCGCGGTCGAGGACATCATGTCGGCCCTGCTCGACATTTCCCGCATCGATAGCGGCGCCTTGCGGCCCAATCCGGCACCCGTGACGGCGCGCGAACTGCTGCGCAAGATCGAGGTGGAGTTCGGACCCATGGCGCGCGAGCGCAATATCTCGCTGCGCATCGTGCCTACGGCAGCCACCGTGCTGGCCGACCGGACCCTGGTGGGGCGCATCGTGCAGAACCTTGTCTCCAACGCCATCAAATACACCATGCCCGGCGGCAAGGTGCTGGTGGGGTTGCGCCGGCGCGGCGCGCGGCTGCGGCTCGACGTCATCGATACCGGCATCGGGTTCAACCGCGACCAGCATCGGCTGCTTTTTGCCGAGTTCTCCCGGCTCGAGCGGGGCGCGCGCATGGCGCAGGGCCTGGGGCTGGGGCTTTCCATCGTCCAGCGCCTCGTCGCGGCGCTGGGCCTGTCGCTCGAAGTGGACAGCCAGGAGCGGCGCGGGTCGCGCTTCTCGCTCTACCTGCCCATCACCCGGCCGAGCCGCACTGCCGAGGAGACAGGGCCCGTCGCCCCCGAAACCAGCTTCACCACGCTCGATCTCAAGGTGCTGTGCGTCGACAACGAGAGAGCGATCCTCGAAGCCATGGATGGCCTGCTCAGCCATTGGGGGTGCGATGTGCGCGGCGCCCTCTCGCTCAAGCAGATCGACCGCGAGCGGCTACTCGAGGGCTGGTATCCCGACCTCGTCCTCATGGACTACCATCTCGACCAGACCTCGGGGCTCGATGCCATCGAGTGGCTCCGGCACAATCTGGGTGCCCATTTGCCCGCCGCCCTGGTGACCGCCGACCGGAGCGCCGCCGTCCGCGCGCTGGCGGAGGATCGCGGCATTCCAGTGATCACCAAGCCAGTGAAGCCGGCGGCCCTGCGGGCACTGATCAGCGGCATGGCCAGCCAGAGCGGGCGCACCGTCAAGCGCGCCGGCTAGGCCTTTTCGGCGCCGGTCGAGAACAGCGCCTCGAATTGACCTTCCTCGATCCGCGCGGCGGCGATCACCGCCTGGGTGCGGCTGTCGACGTCGAGCTTTTGCAGGATCGCCGATACGTGCGCCTTGACGGTCGCCTCGGAGATCGAGAGCTCATAGGCAATCTGCTTGTTCATCAAGCCATCACTCAGCATCATCAGCACCCGCACCTGCTGGGGCGTCAGGGTCGAGAGCCGGCGCATCAGCGCGGTGTGATTGTCATCGCTGCCCAGCGTCGTTCCGGCGGGCAAGAAGACTTCCCCCGCCAGCACCGTCTCAATCGCCCGGCGAATCTCGGTGGGTCCAACCGATTTGTGGATATAGCCAGCGGCACCCAGCTCGAACGCGCGGCGGATGACGGTGCTGTCCTCCACCGCCGAGATGATCATCACCGGAATATCGGGGTATTGCGCCCGCAGCAGCAACAGCCCCGAGAAACCGCGCACGCCCGGCATGTTGAGATCGAGCAGCACCAAGTCGCAATCGCGGTCGGCGTCGAGCGCCGCCGAGAGGCTGTTGAGGTCGCCCGCTTCCTCGACATTGACGGTGGTGTCGCCCACGGCCAAGGTCTGGCGCAGGGCTGCGCGGAACAGGGGATGGTCGTCGACGATGATGATGCGGCGGCGGGTCATGGGGCTGGCCGATTCCTCCTGGGCAAGCAATTGTGGGCATGTAAACAGGTTATGCGCCCATAGTTGTTGCATATTGCAGCAGTGCTTAACGGGTTCTTTACCATGTTTTCCCAAGAGTGAGGCTTAGACCTTCGTGTGCAATCGCGAGGGCTCCGTCTAGTCACAGACAGGGACTTACCGAATGGCCCGCGCTTACCGGCAACAGGAACTGCCCGCATCACACGATCCGCAACCGGGCGAGTGGCAGGCGCTGCGCGGCGAATTGGTCGCCTTGCTCGATCAGGTGGAAGGACGATTGGCGCCGCAACGCGAGCCGGAGCCCGGATTGTCCGGTCTCGCCCAGCGTATGCGCCATCTGCGCGACCAGGTGGAAGGCCCCGAGCCCACCCTGCGCCGCCGCGAGGCCCTGCGCACCGTCAAACGCGCCGTTGACCGCTTCAGCGACCGCGACGAGGATACTTCGGGCATCGACAATGATGCGCTGACCGACGCCATCGCCGAGATCCGCGGCCGGCAAATGTCGGGCTCAGCGGCAGCTTTGGGCAGCCGCCCAGCCGACATGCCCGAATTCCGCGAGTTGGGCCGACTGGTGGGCGGTATCTCGGATCGGCTCGGATGGCTCGAAAGTGAGCTCAAGTCGCAGCGGTCTGGCAAGGACGGCGTGCGCGAGGTCGCAGCCCAGGTCGAACAACTGACCCATGTGGTCGAACTCCTCGCCGGCGCCGTTGGCGAGACCGGCCAGGTCAAGCGCCTCGAAGCCCAGATAGCCGCCCTCGGCGCGATGATCGAAGATACGCCCCGGGTGGACCTCGGCGCTGTCAACAAGCGCCTCGACGATGTCTCGGCCACTGTGGGCAAGCTCGCTGAGCTCCAGGTCCAGCAGATGGAACGCGAGATCGTGCGCGAAGAACGCGCCGCGATCGAAACGGTCGACACGGCGTCGATGCTCACGCCGGCCATGCAGTCGATCGAGGAAAACGTCCGCGCGGTCTATGACCGTATCGATGCCATCGAGCGCAACACCGCCATTTCCTCGGCTGACTTCGAGCGCCTGACCGAAGAAATGGCTGCGTTCAGCCGCGCTATGCAGGAACGCGACATGCCTCCGGGCAAGCTCGTCGCCAAGGTCGACGCACTGGCCGCGCGTATCGCCGACTTCGAAGGTGCCGGCGCCGAGATCGGCGCCCTCCAGCAGGATGTGGGCGCGCTTCGCGACGCAGTATTGGCCGGCATGCAGCCGCACTTCCAGCGTATTGAAGACCGCATAGAAGCCCTTTCCGAGAAGATGGTGCCCGCCGATACGGGACAGGTCGAAAGCCAGCTAAAGCTGCTGATGCAGCGCATGAACGAGACCGGCGCGCAGCTCGACGGACTGACCAAGCTTTATTCGTCCCATCAGGGTGAGCCCACAGATCTCGAAGCCATGGCAACGCTGGTGGCCGAGCGCACCAGCGAGGCGGTGACCCGCAAGGCCCCGGCTCCCGTGGCTATGTTCGGTCCCGACAGCCTCAAGAGCATCGAGGATCGGCTCGCCGGATTGATCAAGACAGCGGGCAAAGCGCCCGATCTTGAAAAGCTGGCGACGCTCGTTGCCGAGAAGACTTCTGAGGCCGTCTCCAAGGCGGCGCCGGCACCGCAGTCTGCCATAAGCGATGACGGCATGGATGCGCTGGAACAGCGCATGGCATCGCTCTTCAACACCGCTGGCAAGGAAACAGCTGAGCGTTTGACGCGTCTCGAAGCAGCTTTGGCGGCACGGCAGGAACGTGCACCCGATGCACCGGCCGCCCCGCGGCGCGAAGCTGCGCCCGCAAAACCCGT from Devosia sp. RR2S18 includes:
- the hemA gene encoding 5-aminolevulinate synthase translates to MDYRGIFEEAVDTLRSEKRYRVFADLERIAGRFPRALYRDEADNAREITIWCSNDYLGMGQHDCTVSAMQETAGRLGVGSGGTRNISGTNRPLVELERSLADLHRKEAALVFTSGFVSNEAAISTIARLLPDCVIFSDQLNHASMIQGVRQSGMQKHIFRHNDVAHLRDLLAATDRKRPKLICFESVYSMDGDVAPIKEICDLAEEFGALTYIDEVHAVGMYGPRGGGIAERDGLMDRIDIIEGTLAKGFGVMGGYITANRAIIDAVRSYAPEFIFTTSLPPALCAAARASIEHLKASDHERIMHQRQAKLTKAILADAGLPVMETETHIVPLIVGDARQCKAASDMLLDKHNIYIQPINYPTVPKGTERLRITPTPLHTDEMIFALRHALVSVWTSLELPRERADAAITASKLTSGDLTLPTTGG
- a CDS encoding response regulator transcription factor, with protein sequence MEEQIYYHPVLNRDRLVHIVDTDPSACEALSVLFRLEGFQTTFSVDATQFVSALERRMPDSVVLNLKLGGDSGLVLLRRIKAMRTATPVFMIADGPQVNEAVAAMKLGATDVISKPIDTEHLLGVVREALQRDVHLGTISSGRRSVEVRGFAKLTARERDVLQLISNGLSNKEAGRQLGISPRTVEVHRARIMEKLGAKNTADLMRIVLTG
- a CDS encoding OmpA family protein, producing the protein MKSKLLVALAATLALSACTTTDPFTGQSQLSNTTGGALIGTGGGALAGALVGAAVGGDPRVGALIGAGVGGLTGAAVGNYMDQQEAELRAQLQGTGVSVTRVGQQIILNMPSNITFATDQAAVQPQFNQTLVSVALVLKKFDKTIVDVYGHTDSQGDDAYNLSLSQRRAVSVATILASQGIDQRRFFIEGKGETSPIASNATEAGRAQNRRVEIQIAPING
- a CDS encoding PRC-barrel domain-containing protein, producing the protein MAYEDVRNRDADVTETHDLIASDKVEGTKVYDPKGEHIGSIERIMVEKRSGKVSYAVLSFGGFLGIGHDHYPLPWSKLEYDESLGGYRVGVTREQLEGAPRYGAEDDDYWTAENGRRVYDYYGVAPYWI
- a CDS encoding PAS-domain containing protein, whose translation is MASSHNAASSLIQAIDHIPQGVAVFDAGMHLVASNQRYNSLLALPEDLARAGTPLFDIAIFLGDRGDFGPGDPAGLAIERIKRITGAPNSVTQRVGDSGQSLEFYSSRLPDGGLVISVADVTARVHAEQELERVNQTLEGRVAERTAALTRVNAELETARAKADAANHDKTRFLAAASHDLLQPLNAARLYTSTLIERAKSTGLADLANSIEASLTAVEDIMSALLDISRIDSGALRPNPAPVTARELLRKIEVEFGPMARERNISLRIVPTAATVLADRTLVGRIVQNLVSNAIKYTMPGGKVLVGLRRRGARLRLDVIDTGIGFNRDQHRLLFAEFSRLERGARMAQGLGLGLSIVQRLVAALGLSLEVDSQERRGSRFSLYLPITRPSRTAEETGPVAPETSFTTLDLKVLCVDNERAILEAMDGLLSHWGCDVRGALSLKQIDRERLLEGWYPDLVLMDYHLDQTSGLDAIEWLRHNLGAHLPAALVTADRSAAVRALAEDRGIPVITKPVKPAALRALISGMASQSGRTVKRAG
- the mscL gene encoding large conductance mechanosensitive channel protein MscL; translation: MFKEFRDFAVKGNMIDLAIGVIIGAAFGAIVSSIVDDIFMPLIGLVIGGIDFSNLFIVLSNPQGIEVSSVAAAQEAGVSTLNIGLFINAVVKFLIIAMVLFMVVKGINSLKREAAKEPVEESASPSREEVLLTEIRDALRARPTNPTGTQPDESPST
- a CDS encoding response regulator, which encodes MTRRRIIIVDDHPLFRAALRQTLAVGDTTVNVEEAGDLNSLSAALDADRDCDLVLLDLNMPGVRGFSGLLLLRAQYPDIPVMIISAVEDSTVIRRAFELGAAGYIHKSVGPTEIRRAIETVLAGEVFLPAGTTLGSDDNHTALMRRLSTLTPQQVRVLMMLSDGLMNKQIAYELSISEATVKAHVSAILQKLDVDSRTQAVIAAARIEEGQFEALFSTGAEKA
- a CDS encoding SDR family NAD(P)-dependent oxidoreductase, giving the protein MTEFARYPSLAGTPVVISGGASGIGESLVRHFAAQGSKVGFVDIAAEAGENLAAELTEAGQTVRFTRCDITDTEAYQAAIAGFAEAHGDALVLVNNAAHDERHDWAEETSASWDQRIAVNLKHAFFAIQAVAPGMVKAGRGSIINTGSISWMIMAPRIPIYEAAKAATHGLTRGMARELGKSGIRVNTLVPGWIMTQRQLDKWLDAAGEKQIEETQALAGRVYPEDCARMALFLAAEDSRMISAQQFLVDGGWAHV